Sequence from the Desertifilum tharense IPPAS B-1220 genome:
AGTGCGAATCGTTCGGACATCTTCTTGCACTTCCGGTCGATTCGCGACGGCTTGGACAACATTGGGAGCCAGTAACAGGTCTTTGGTGAGCGATTGACCTTGGGTTTGAATCGCCGTCCCGGTTTGCGAGAATGAGACGGGCGGGCGCGTGTATTGTAAAACGCCGTCAATGCGGTAATTAGGCGGCGCAACGGGCATTTCTGAGAAGACAAAGCCTCCAGTTCCCCCCAAGAGCATCCCAATCGGAATGGCAAACCAATATTGACTCAGGGCAATGAAATAGCGTTTAACAATGGGGGGAGTCATAGGGACTTTGCTCCAGCGAACGGTAAAAAAGTTTGAGTCGAGTCTGTACGGGGAGGGGAATCGATAGTTCTAAGGGCGCTAACAGGTTGCGGTTTTTGACCAATTTTGGGTGAATTTGGGTTGCATTCGCCCCCTAGGGTTTCACCAGAGATGCGATCGCGCCAATTTTATCGCTGATCTGGTCCAAACAAATTTTCTGCACCCTGACGCAACTGTCGGAAGAAGAGTAAAAAGCCGAGAATGTCGCGGAACGGTTGAGTAAAGGTACCCAAAGCATAGGTAATCCGGGCAACCAAGTTCCGACCCACAACAATCACATCGTTTTCGAGCAGCATCGGATCTTCGGCGGGATTGCCTAAGATGGCATCTCTAGCATTTAACAAACGCGTCACCGCTTGACCGCGTTCTGGATCGAATCGAATCAGGGCAATTTGCCGAAAGTTCGTATTATCGGGATTGATCCGAATCGCGGCTAAGGCATCGGTAAAGCGACTGCCGTTTGGTAAGGCTAGGGCACCGACACCACCCCCAGCGTAACTTAAAACTTGAATTCTGATCTGCTGCTGCGCCAGGGTAGAGCTGGCCACTAACGTGCGATCGTAGGTGAGATCGTCGGTATCTAAAGTTCGGACAACAATCGCATCCCCGTTTTGCAAGCGCAAGTCGGGGAGGGTATCGGCATTTCTTAACGGGGTAAATAGATCGAGGGTGCGTTCGATAACGCTCCCATCGGGTAAGATGCGCCGGACGCGCACGTCGCGCAAATCCGCCTGTTGAGTAGTTCCCCCGGCGATTAGGATGGCAGTGGAGACAAAGGGGGGATTGAGGGGATAAAAACCGGGTCGGAAAACTTCTCCGGCGATGGTGACTTGGACGGGACGAACGCCAATTAAGGATACGGTGACGACCGGATCGATGATAAAGCGATTGAGGCCAAATCGGATGCGTTCTTGGGCTTCTTCTAAGGTTAAGCCGGTGAGGGGAACTCGACCGAGGAGGGGAACGGTGATATTCCCTTCGAGATCCAAAGCGGCTTGAAAGCTGAGGTCGGGAAAGCGCAGAACGCTGACGCCAATGGCATCTCCGGGGCCGAGGCGATAGGTGTCAAATTCTATTACCGGATCGAGGGCTGGCGTTGGCGGGGTTTGAAATAAGGGGGGGATAGGGGCTTGGGGACTCGGAAGGAGGGGATCGGCGGGTTCGAGTTCTAGGGTGGGAAGTCCGCCTTCTCGTTGCAGGCGCTGGCGGCGTTCTTCGAGGAGGCGTTGCAGTTCGGTATCGGTGGGTGGGGTTTGCGCGATCGCCTTTTGGGGTTGGATCGACCACAGAATGAAGGTGTAGGACAGCGTGGCGGTGCTGGTGTATAAACTGGCTAATCCTAGACCGATGAAGGTTCGAGGCCAAGAAATGCGCTGAGGCGTTCTGTTACAACCTTCGTCTTTGTGTGCCATACCCGTTAACGATTTCCTGTTCTTGGATGTCTGAATTTCAAAGGGCCTGCCATTAAGGTCGATTGAATGCTTTCTCCTAACGATTCCGCCATCGGCCAGGTTTGTTCGATGTCTCCTAGCGGTTCGATGGGAATCAGCACGCACACGGCAACCCAGGGGGCGCGATCGCGTCGAGTTTGGGCGGCCCGATCGACCCAAAACCATTGGCTAGGGGCAGGATGTCCGCCACCGGGCCAAGCATACCATTGCAAGATGGCATAAGTTTGGCTAGGGTTCCAGCCGCGAAAATATCGGGCGGTGACTTGCGCGGTCGGATGGTCTGGGGTTGCTTCTAGGCTCAAGGATTTGCGGCGGCGAGAGTCGGTGCGCCACTGGCGGGAGAGTTGCTGCTGAAAGCCGTTAATATCGACCCAGGCAACTTGGGGTTGATCTAAGGGGCCGTTTTGCGGTAGCAGCAAGACGACGGCGGTTTGGTTATCTTTTTCGATGCTTTGCACCGACCATTTATGACCGCCAATAAAGATTTCCTGTTGGTTAACGGTTTCCCAGTCGGGGATTTCTATCCCGGTTTGGCGTAATTCTTGCAGTTGGCGCAGGGTGATGACGGGCGGGGGAGACATCCAAGGCCATTGGAGTTGTAAGTAACCGGGTAAGGCGGCGACTGCAACCACCAGGAGCAAAAAGCCGATTAAGACGGCACGGGTTAGGCGCGATCGCTTTCCGGCAACAATGGCTTTAGGAGTGGGATTCATGGGGCTTTCGTCGCC
This genomic interval carries:
- a CDS encoding cyanoexosortase B system-associated protein, which codes for MMDAQPDSNSSKDRDSLGDESPMNPTPKAIVAGKRSRLTRAVLIGFLLLVVAVAALPGYLQLQWPWMSPPPVITLRQLQELRQTGIEIPDWETVNQQEIFIGGHKWSVQSIEKDNQTAVVLLLPQNGPLDQPQVAWVDINGFQQQLSRQWRTDSRRRKSLSLEATPDHPTAQVTARYFRGWNPSQTYAILQWYAWPGGGHPAPSQWFWVDRAAQTRRDRAPWVAVCVLIPIEPLGDIEQTWPMAESLGESIQSTLMAGPLKFRHPRTGNR
- a CDS encoding polysaccharide biosynthesis/export family protein, translated to MAHKDEGCNRTPQRISWPRTFIGLGLASLYTSTATLSYTFILWSIQPQKAIAQTPPTDTELQRLLEERRQRLQREGGLPTLELEPADPLLPSPQAPIPPLFQTPPTPALDPVIEFDTYRLGPGDAIGVSVLRFPDLSFQAALDLEGNITVPLLGRVPLTGLTLEEAQERIRFGLNRFIIDPVVTVSLIGVRPVQVTIAGEVFRPGFYPLNPPFVSTAILIAGGTTQQADLRDVRVRRILPDGSVIERTLDLFTPLRNADTLPDLRLQNGDAIVVRTLDTDDLTYDRTLVASSTLAQQQIRIQVLSYAGGGVGALALPNGSRFTDALAAIRINPDNTNFRQIALIRFDPERGQAVTRLLNARDAILGNPAEDPMLLENDVIVVGRNLVARITYALGTFTQPFRDILGFLLFFRQLRQGAENLFGPDQR